The sequence below is a genomic window from Streptosporangium lutulentum.
CTTCGCTGACGAGCGCGATGCGGCCGGTCGCCGTCTGGTGGTGCGTAACGGCTCCCATCAGCCGCGCGAGATCCTCACCGCGGCCGGCGCGATCGAGGTCACGGCCCCGCGCGTCAACGACAAGCGCATCGACGAGCAGACGGGTGAGCGTCAGCGGTTCTCCTCATCGATCCTGCCGGCCTGGGCGCGTAAGACCCCGCAGGTCAGCGAGGTGTTGCCGCTGTTGTACCTGCACGGCCTGTCCTCGGGCGATTTCATCCCCGCGCTGGGCCAATTCCTCGGCTCGACCGCGGGCCTGTCCGCGCCGGTGATCACTCGTCTGACCGAGACCTGGAAGGGCGAGCAGCGCGCGTTTGCCGCCCGCGACCTGTCCGGCGCCGACTACGTCTACCTGTGGGTCGACGGCATCCACGTCAACATCCGGCTGGAGGAGCACAAGCTGTGCCTGCTGGTGATGATCGGGGTGCGCGCTGATGGCCGCAAGGAACTCGTCGCGCTGAGCGACGGCTATCGGGAGTCGGCTGAGTCGTGGGCCGATCTGCTGCGCGATGCCAAAAGGCGCGGGATGCGGGCGCCGGTGCTGGCGATGGGGGACGGTGCGCTGGGGTTCTGGTCCGCGCTTCGGGAGGTGTTTCCGCAGGCCAGAGAGCAGAGGTGTTGGTTTCACAAGATCGCTAATGTGCTGGGGGCGCTGCCGAAGTCCGCTCACCCCGCAGCGAAGAAGGCCCTGGCCGAGATCTGGAACGCCGAGGACAAAAACCATGCCCAGGCCGCGGTCAAGGGCTTCCAGGCCGCCTACGGCGCCAAGTATCCCAAGGCCGTGACCAAGGTGGTCGACGACCTCGAGGAGCTGCTCGCCTTCTATGACTTCCCGGCCGAGCACTGGGTGCACCTACGCACGACCAACCCGATCGAGTCGACCTTCGCCACCGTCCGGCACCGCACCAAGGTCACCAAGGGGCCCGGCTCACGCGCTGCCGGGCTGGCCATGGCGTTCAAGCTGATCGAGTCCGCCCAGGCCCGCTGGCGCGCGGTCAACGCCCCTCATCTGGTCGCGCTGGTCCGCGCCGGGGCGACCTTCACCGGCGGCAAGCTCGTCGAACGACCCGACGACCACGTCCCATCCGCAGCCGCTTAAAAGATCTTGATCCACAGGTATTGACGATTGCTCTGCTCTGGCCGCCAGGGTCCCGTAGGCGCGTAGATCATCGGCAGTTAGGGTCAGGCCCGCTGCCATGAGCTTGGCCCAGGTGAACCGCGCCGGGATTGCTGCAGGCTTTGATGTACCCCGAGTTCGACGGAGTCGGCTTGGTGGACCTTCAGGCTCTGCGTGTTCGACCTGTGACAAAATGTCATAGGTGCGCTTTCACGCCGATCTACACATGCACTCGAAATACTCCAGGGCCTGCAGCAAGGACAGCGACCTGGAGCACCTGACGCTGTGGGCACGGCGCAAGGGTGTCACTGTGATGGGCACCGGCGACTTCACCCATCCGGTCTGGTTCGACCACCTCCGTGAGTCCCTCGTTCCGGCGGAGCCCGGCTTGTTCCGGCTGCGCGCGGAGCTGGACAAGGACACCTCTCGCAGGCTGCCGCCCAGCGTGGCCTCCGACCCGGTGCGGTTCATGCTGTCGGTGGAGATCTCCACGGTCTACCGGCGCGCGGGGCGCACCCGCAAGATCCATCACCTGGTGTACCTGCCCGGCTTCGACGCGGCGGAGGCGTTCAACCGCAGGCTGGCCCAGATCGGCGACCTCGGCTCGGACGGCAGGCCCACCCTTGGCCTGGACTCCCGCGACCTGCTGGAGATCACCCTGGACTGCGGCGACGGCGCCTATCTGGTGCCGGCGCACGTCTGGACGCCGTGGTTCGGGGTGTTCGGCTCCAAGTCCGGGTTCGACACGGTCGAGGAGTGCTACGGCGAGCTGTCCGACCACATCTTCGCGCTGGAGACCGGGCTGTCCAGCGACCCCGAGATGAACTGGCGGGTCTCCGGCCTGGATCGCTACCGGATGGTGAGCTACTCCGACGCGCACTCACCGCCCAGGATCGGCCGTGAGACCACCGTCTTCGACGTTGGCCTGGACTACTTCGCGATTCTGCGCGCGCTGCGGACCGGCGCCGGGTACGAGGGGACGGTCGAGTTCTTTCCCGAGGAGGGCAGGTACCACC
It includes:
- a CDS encoding IS256 family transposase, which produces MPEPPADDSSSTAAASSLIDEIVREGARKMLAAALQAEVDAYIAAFADERDAAGRRLVVRNGSHQPREILTAAGAIEVTAPRVNDKRIDEQTGERQRFSSSILPAWARKTPQVSEVLPLLYLHGLSSGDFIPALGQFLGSTAGLSAPVITRLTETWKGEQRAFAARDLSGADYVYLWVDGIHVNIRLEEHKLCLLVMIGVRADGRKELVALSDGYRESAESWADLLRDAKRRGMRAPVLAMGDGALGFWSALREVFPQAREQRCWFHKIANVLGALPKSAHPAAKKALAEIWNAEDKNHAQAAVKGFQAAYGAKYPKAVTKVVDDLEELLAFYDFPAEHWVHLRTTNPIESTFATVRHRTKVTKGPGSRAAGLAMAFKLIESAQARWRAVNAPHLVALVRAGATFTGGKLVERPDDHVPSAAA
- a CDS encoding endonuclease Q family protein; this translates as MRFHADLHMHSKYSRACSKDSDLEHLTLWARRKGVTVMGTGDFTHPVWFDHLRESLVPAEPGLFRLRAELDKDTSRRLPPSVASDPVRFMLSVEISTVYRRAGRTRKIHHLVYLPGFDAAEAFNRRLAQIGDLGSDGRPTLGLDSRDLLEITLDCGDGAYLVPAHVWTPWFGVFGSKSGFDTVEECYGELSDHIFALETGLSSDPEMNWRVSGLDRYRMVSYSDAHSPPRIGRETTVFDVGLDYFAILRALRTGAGYEGTVEFFPEEGRYHLDGHRKCGVRMTPEETRRRDGVCPVCGKPLTVGVLSRVEELADRKQPVRPDGAAGFRSLVPFQEIVGEVLGVGPTSKKVLAEVDALVAALGPELAILENTPIDDIAARSLPLAEAVRRLRRGEVIRDPGYDGEYGVIRLFAPGEPIPADAAVTPPLF